From the genome of Nicotiana sylvestris chromosome 1, ASM39365v2, whole genome shotgun sequence:
TTCGGCCGACTAaccaattttgtatttttcccTTTAGAAAATGACTACCTGAAATTTCAACAGAGGGTATTTAGTGACACAATACTACTGTTGGAGAAACAACATAGGAGTACCAAATTTAGCaatgaaataagaaaagaaaatttaaaagATTATTTTGTTAGAATTGGAAATATTACTACTGGACTGACTGCAAATAAAGAAACCAAGAACTATATAGTTCATGTATTGATataataacataaaataatagtgaaaataacacgggctagccagttttcgggctggtaattgaaaaatagccagcgtctgcaaaatcattgaaaaatagtcactattttccTGCAAaacggaaagttccagtataatataccggagaTTGAAGCACTTGTGTATGAATTTCTAGCATATTATACGAgaaatatattatactggaagtatattatgctggatctcCAGTATGTTATGCTGGAAgtttagtatattatgctggaacaccagtatattatgctggaacaccagtatattatgctggaagttcacatgtaaaaaatttgaactccagtataatatgctggaatatttttcagattttgaacagtgttttcattcagatttatctttacatgaaaagtgactaaatttcgattacttttgaaattgtgactatttttcaattacaacTTATAAATctaactatttttgaatttcacctaAAATAATATTGCCAATTGCCAATTGCCAACAAGAAGGGCCCAACAAATGCAACTGGGAGAAAAATTATGATATCTTGATTTTGTAGAGTAAAAAGGAGAGAAATTGGAATCAAACTGATAAATCAGCCACTCTAATTCCAACTCATTATTTGGGTAGATAGCATGTGCTTTGTCTGTAGGAAGTTGCTCTGTTACTTAACAGTCAATTAATTTCAGGAGAGCCAAAACATGAATGTGCTAGAATTCTGCccctttatttaattattaaacatCAACTTGTTTATTAAATGACCATTTTGGATAATAAATAGAACTCTAGCCAAGCAATCCAAGCGTGCGACATTATAGTAATGACCTAAGTTGGCAAATCTACGACAGATCTCTCAACGAACACATAAAACCTTAGCTCACAGCTGTTgccatttattttcactaaaatgaAAGCTCAACAATTATCTTAAATATTGCAAGATAACATCGCTCGCGAGTAGGAGTGATTTTAATAGATTAAATAATATGTCTATACATAACTCATTAATTTCCATTTTAGGAAAGTGGTAAAGGAAATTAAATACTATGGGATAAATGTTCTACTACCTAGTATATACATTATACAATATCTATGTTCAAGCCTGAACGAGTATATGTATAAAAAACTGCTAACTAGTGGGAGAAACTCTCTTCCATCACTACAAAGAAACCAATGGAAAGCTCATCTAAATTACCTAATATACCATCGGAATCACCGGACGACACTGTCATGGAAGAAGACACACTCCAATCCTATTCATACAAGGAGATGCTCCTAGATAAGCAAGATACAATACAAGCTGACTACTTCACTTCCGAACTAAAATCCATAATAACGcaacaaaaaggaaagaaaacaacaagtCCAATCCTACTATCTCAAGAGGATAAAAATAGGTTATATGAACCATGGCGTTACTCAGTCATCATAAAGCTTTTTGGAAAGCGTATGCCACACTATCTCCTCCGATCTAAATTAATTGATTTATGAAACCCATCCGAACAGTTAATCTTGATTGACCTAGGATGAGATTTTTTCATAGTCAAATTTAGTAAAGAGGAAAATCTAGTGAAAGCCATACAAAAAGGGCCATGGTTCATCTCTGGCAGTTTTCTCTCAGTCAGAAGATGGGAACCTAAATTCGTTCCACAAGAAGCGACACTATCCTTCACTGCAATCTGGGTACGACTCCCACAACTACCCACTGAATTCTACGACAAAGAGGTCCTAGAAAAAGTAGGTAGAAATCTGGGGAAACTCCTAAAAATTGATATGTGCACCTCCGCCACTCTCAGAGGTAGATACGCAAGAATATGTATCCAGGTACCCTTGGAAACACCAGTTGCTACCTCAGTTACAATAGGGGACCATAAACAGTTGGTGGTCTATAAAGGAGAAAACGTACTCTGCACTGGGTGTGGAAGGATAGGGCACACTACAAGAGGATGCTCGCACATAcaaaaataacatcaaacaacAAATATGCCAGACAGCCCGAAGTGCTCAATTACAAAGCCAAACGTTGATTTAAGACAAACACTAAACAACGAGGAAGAAGAGGAATGAAAAGTTGTTTCTGTCCCAAGAAGGCATAAAAAAGAGAACAACACGCAGCATAATGAAGCAACGGACAAGAGTAGAAGGGCAAACCAATAGCAAAACCAGATGGCATCAAAGTCAAAATGTTCGATGCTACATCCGGTAAGTTTCTTGAAACTCAAACTTTCCGATACACCTCTAAATCTAACCCTCTATAGGATATGAACCAAGACCAACCCATAAATTCAAAGATACAACAATCAGAAAAGGAAGCTACAATCGAGCAGCCCACAAGAGAAAGGCCCAATACAAGTGTAAAAAGGAAAGCGGACCCAGGGCCTGCACAACAGCACACAAATACTGGAAAGGGGTCCACACCACAAgcaaaaaccaaatcaaaccccaCACATAGTAACCCAAACCCAATTGACACTACCTCACACCCAAAGTCAACTAAGCTCAAAAGCCAAGAGGAAAGCAAAAAACTTCAGACTGGCCCACCTCACACTTCTGAAAAACTAGACTCTACGGTAGACCCCAATAATGACTCCTATAACACTACGTCTCCTCTACCAACACCAACAGGAGAAAACCCCTCCATGAAAGCTCAAGAGCCAAAGCTGAGCAATCAAGAAATCTTAAGTGATTTGACACAACCCATCAACTTAACCGGATATCACAATAATCCTATTCTTAGTGTATCAGACACAGACTCCAAAACATTAAGCATGTTTATCGATCCAAGTTCACAACCCCCAAAAACGGTTGATTACCCCAATAACCTACCATTTATTACTAACCTAAAAACGGGTAGACAAAAGAAACCCAAAAATGGAACCCAATACCAACCTCTCAATCTTCCTAACCTCCATCCCACCACCACTGGACCACTTACCAGCGTCGTGGTTGGAACTGCCCTCCATGGCCAAGCCCTATGCTACAATTTTCAGCTGGGCGATCAATCGATCTCTCTAATCATACAGAACTCAGCTCATCTGGCAAGGGTTGCTACAGAAGCCCTAAATAGGGGTTTGGGGATGCTTGGAGCACAACTATGACAGGCAGTCATGGCCTAGAGCCACCCAAGTCACATGCAACTGAACAACGACTCATCTGCCCACGACAAAATGCAACAAATATTCAACAACATGCCTTTCTTCCCAGATCCATCAGTAGAGGACCCCTATGCAACCCCTCAGTTAAAGATCCTCCATCAGGAATCATCCCAGGAAAACTTCATCTTCAGTGCAAGAGAATCATCATCAGCCACCTCAGGAGAAACAACACCAATCGCCTCTGGGGAACATCTCCAAAGGAATATCAACAACCCTAGAGCTACTGAGAAATAACTAGGTGCCAATGGACCAGAAAGCAACCCCAATCGAAAACCTAGTGAGGGTGGATTCAGTATGGCTGGAAGAAGTAAGAGCGGTGAAGTTCAGCGTGGAACACAACGAGACTTTGATACTCCTTTGCCCAAAGAACCTAGTCCGATGCGGAATGAACTTCTCCTCTCACCAGAGTCAAGTTACACTCAAACCTCTTTTAACCTTAACCCCAGGGATGAGATCCCAACAATCTCAATATAGGGGAAGAGAAGTGATGCAACCCCAGGGCAGGGATAAGGCATCAACGAGCAACAACCCTCCAACACTGAACCCTCTAATGAGTTTCATAATATAGAATATTAGAGGGGAAAATAGTGTAGAGTTCAAGAGGCATTGCTCAGACATGGTCAAAATGCACAAGCCCATGATGTTGGTTCTACTGGACACCAAAATGATTGCTATAAAAAGCTAACTGAAGAGCTTCAATACGATATGCACATTCAGTTCCCTGCTGTAGGCCACTCTGGAGGTATAGTGATAATGTGGAGGGAATCTTCCCTCCAAGTTGATGAAGTGGCTGTAAATTCTCAGGGTATCCATGCGATGGTTAAGGTATTACCCTTAAGCCCCCCTTGGCTTTTTCTGCGATTTATGCTAACAACTACATTGAGGATAGAAAGGCCCTCTGGGATAACTTAATTGATATCTCCATTAATCACAGAGGGAGTTAGTTTGTGGGTGGAAACTTCAATGAAGTCCTGAAAGCAAGAGACAAGTTTGGAGGAAACCCTATAAACGCCCACAGGAGTAACTCATTTTGGAATTGTATCAACAATTGTCACCTTGTAGACCTAGGGTTTAAAGATAGTAAATATACTTGGTCAAATAAGAGGTACAAAAATAAGTCAAGTCTAATCCTAGAAAGAATTGACAGGTGTTTTGCTAATAATCAATGGGTAAATGAATACCCTGAAACTAACATTACTCACCTCCCCAGGACCCACTCTGACCACTGCCCCATGCTTATCAATCTAAGCAATACCAATCATACTCCTCTCAATAAACCTTTTAGGTTTGAATCAATGTGGTGCAGCTACCTTCTGTTTCAAAACTTAATTAGGGAAGCTTTTCAGCTTGATTCCTCCCTAATCCCTTCCACCATTTTGTTCAAGGAAAATGCACTCAAGTGGAATAAACATACCTTTGGAAATATCTTCCAAAAAAATCCCCCTATTATACTTTTAGCACCTCCATGCAAACCCTTGAAAGGACCCTCATTGAGGAGCTTAGTTCTATCCTAAAGAATGAAAAGGATTTCTGGAAAATGAAGTTTAGAATAAACTAGCTCTCAGATGGAGATGCCAACATAAAATTCTTCCACACTTCTACACTAAATAGAAGAAGGAGGAACAAAATCCTTTCCCTCAAAGATGACTCAGGACAGTGGATGTTTGAGCCTAGGGAAATCAAGCAATCAATTTCAAAGTTCTTCCAAGAACTTTACACAACATCCCTCCCCCAGTCCTAGAATGGCTTTTCCTCTTCTGAAAGCCAAGGGCAATGCCTCTCCCATATTCAACAAACAACAATTAAGATGGCTCTTAGGGATAGTGAAATTAAAAGTGCCATGTTCTCTTTCAAGCCCATGAAAACACCCTGATGGCCTTCATCCTTTCTTATATCAAAAATACTGGGACATAGTGGGTAAGGATGTCATCCAATTCTGCAAAAATTGTTTCTCCACATCAATAGTGAATCCAGTCATGAATGAAACCCTCTTGTGCATCATACCCAAATTCCCTCAAGCCTCAATGATCAAAAACTACAGGCCCATAGGCTTATGTAATATTGTCTACAAGATAGTGACAAAAATCATTGTTAACATAATCAAGCCTTACCTCCCTCACATCATTGGGCCTAGTTAGGCTAGCTTCCTCTCCAACAGGAAAGCCTCAGAAATGCCATCATAGTCCAGGAATACATCTCTCACTTTGGGAAAATGAGAGGCAAATCCTCTAACATGATTCTAAAGATTGATCTGGAAAAGGTTTTTGACAGACTATAATGGTCTTTTATTAAGCAAACCCTCCATGCTTTCAAATTCCCAAACACAATCACCAAGCTCATCATGTCATGTGTCAGCTCCTCCACCATCTCTGTAATTGTTAATGGAGAGCAAACTAACCCTGTCATGCCTACTATGGGCATCAGACAGGGTGATCCTTTCTCTCCTTACTTTTTTATCCTGTGTATGGAAAGGTTCTCCAGAGACATTGACTAAACTTTCCTCCAGGGTAAGTGGCACCCCATTAGCATTAGCAGAAATGGCCCTAAGATACCACACATATTCTTTGTTGATGATCTAACTCTTTTTGCAATAGCTAACCAAGCCAATTGCAACATAATCATGAGTACTCTCAACTCTTTCGACTTGACATATGGGCAAAAGATCAACCTTACCAAGTCTAAAGTCTGTTTTAGTGCAAATTGCCAACCTACCAAATGGAACTCATCTCAAACACTCTTGCCATAAAAGCTTCAGCAAACTTTGGAAAATACCTGGGCTTTCCAATCTTCCACAAAAGACCAACTCACAGTGATTTCCAGTTCATCATTGACAATCTCCATTCTAAAATGGCTAGATGGAAAACAAGTATGCTAAACATGACTGGGAGAACCACTTTGGTAAAAGCATCTCTGAACTCCATCCCAAATCATGTAAAGCAATACATCAAATTGCCTACAAAAACAACCAAAGAGATTGATAAAATACAGAGGAATTTCATCTGGGGCACTACTGCCACTAAAAGAAAGATGCACCAGGTCTCTTGGGATACAATCACTATGCCTAAGGATAAGGGGGGCTAGGGATTCAGTAAGCTGAATTGAAAAACAAAGCCCATCACTCAGGTCTTGATTGGAGGCTATATCAAAATCCCTCATCCATCTGGGTAAAAAGTCTGATTGCAGAACACTGCAATTGGAGGAGCCCTCCTAAAAAAGCTAAGTCACACACGTGGCAATGCATTATAAAAGGGTGAGAAATATGCATGAAAGCAAAACGATGGATAGTGCATTCAGGAAACAGAGTCAGCTTTTTCAATGATCCTTGGATTAATAACTTCTCAGCTATAAGGTCCCTAATAGAAGGACCTCTGATAAGAGAAGACATGACCAAAACTGTAGCTTCTGCTCATCATAATGGAACTTGAGATCTCTCTACACTCTCTCTTACCATCCCCCAAAATATCCAAAACTCCATCTACACTACCTTCATCTCACCCAACCTAGTTAAGGAAGATAGAATGATCTGGGGAGCCACCTCAAATGGAATCTATTTTACAAAATTTGCTTACTCACTCTTGGATACTTTTCAACACCAAAGAGAGGAAATCATGACCCACAATTTTTCGTGGATCTGGAAACTACAAGTTCCCAAAAAGATTTAGTCATTTTTTTGGCTACTATTCCATGAGAGGCTCCCTACTGGAGCTTTTCTCCACCATGTTGGGATACAAACAGACCCCATGTGCAGTTTTTGCAATAAAGCAAATGAGACATCAACATACATCTTTTTTGAATGAACAAACTCCAAACTCTTCTGGAAAGCAATCCTCTTACAAAGCACAAACTACAACGCTGCTCCTATACCATCATTCACTCCTAGGGATTGGCCAACCACATGGGCATCCCTTAAGAAAGAGCATTATAACAACATCATTACATGGAAAAAGCTACTACCCTTCTGCTTCTGGCAAATATAGCTCACAAGGAACAACAATCTTTTCAATAATCGAAAGGAAAGGGTAGACTCAAAAAGTGCTATAGCTAAGGCAACTGAATATGTTACCATTATGTTGAATAAAGCACCCAAAACTAAAAAGAATATCTGGGTAAAATGGGAGCCACCAAAAATCAACACCTGCAAGCTCAACACTGATGGAGTTGCAACAGAAAATCCTGGAAGGGGAGGACGGAGATGAGTCTTCATAAATGCAAGTGGAAATTGGATACTCGACTATATGGGTTCCATCCAGTGCACCATTAACACTCATGCAGAATTGCTAGCCATTCTGAAAGGGCTGCATCTTGCAGAAGAAAGACAGTTAACCCCATTGGAAATAAACACTGATTCAACAGAGGTAATTAGAATGCTAATCATTGGGAACCTCCCTTTTGACTCACTTATTCATGAATGTAGGTCAATTGTCCAAAGACTAGGCGATGTGGTAGTGAAGCACAGCTACAAGGAAACCAACAGAGTTGCGATCTACTTGCAAAAGAGGGCACTAACAACAATTTTTTTGAAGATATTTTTGTAACAACAATTCCTCCGGTGTTTGTGACGCATGTATTTTGGGCAGACATTGCAGGAACTGTTTTTAAAAGACAAATTATGGATTGTAATATTATTAACGATAGCCAAGTAGTTGGAGATTTGATATATCCACCTGCAAACAATCTGTTTGTAAACCCTAATGGGTAGTTTGTTTTATAATATGCATCtaatttaaccaaaaaaaaaatatctatGTTCAAGCATTTGGGAAGCGGCTCTCCAGTTGGTCTTATTTCGTAAATCAAACAATCAAACAACTATGCCTCAACACAAAATAAGTTGGGGTCGACTATATGAGTATTGTGATCTTTTCTGCTATATTTGGATCTTGGACTAGATAGCAACAAcaagttgatgtttaggcctcgCTCGTATCAACACTCATGGAATTTTGTGCAAGTAATGTCAGTTTATTATCATAACTTAACTCGTATGTGACTTTGAGCTTTGCACGGTATAGGTTGTAAAttttactccctccggtccattaTAACTGATTTTTTGGTCTTTTTGTTGTGTTCCACAATATTTGAGTTTTTCAGttaacttctttttttcaaaattgtaTATTTCCAATGTAACAAATTAAGgtcaatatgatcaattttattgttaatAATGCTAAAAGATAGAttccttaatatgtgtgaaaacaaccaaaagaatcaattaaagtggaccggagggagtaatgtTTTACATTTCCTCCCAAATGAATAAATTACCTTGCATTAGAGCTCGTTTGGATTgacttattttaagtgcttttaagctaaaatagctTTTAAGTCATTTTATAGTGtttaaataaagtaaaaaagtgcttttaagcacttatttttaagctaaaatgacaaaaataagcTCAAATCTAGAATTCctaacttatggcttttggcttaaAAGCCACTTACAACAAGCCCATCCAAACGAGCTCTTACTTTTTCATTGAGAATATTGATAGCGAGAAGCTGAAAACCAGCAAGTAGGCAAGATGTTGCACCTAATCGCATACTAATAATGGTAATCCAACATTACGCAAACAAATTTTTAGGGCTACACTAAATATTGTATAGGTATCCACCAGACAATCATAACCACATATGGATGACCTTTTTCCTTAAAAAATATTGCAAAATATGACACTTTTGGGGGCGATTTTTAACTTTTGACCCTCGCTTGCCCCATGTGCAAAACTTCAAGGTTAATTGTTAAAAGTGTTACCCAAGGGGCAACACTTTGAAGTTCTGCTCGGCAAGCAGGGACAAAATTTCAAATCCATCCACTTTGAGGGCTATTTGTATACTTCATCcccttttttcttctattttgatcgGGATGAGCGTAAAGCTATGCACGGATCGaatcggatcggatttagcacatttcggatttcggattctagaaaatgcaatccgaatccgatccgaattatatcagattggatcggatttcggatcggatcggatttcggatcggatcggatttcggatcggattattatgcctcaaagttaaactaatatgtatattttctttgtaaaagaagcaatacattaagaaaaaattatgtttatgcaattatgagagtactatggtgccaatatagctaaatctagcaattgtaaaggtaataacttggaggttgatgtaaaGGAAGTACTGACTATCtgaaattaaagtgtagtatttatacattccctaataatttcggatcggatcggattaaaatataccaatccgaatccgaaattttaaaaaacacaatccgaaatccgatccaataCAAAATTCGAAATTGAATGAATcgattcggatttcggatatccgatccgaatgaacagcccTTGATGAGCGTCATGATTCTTGAATAGGAGCTGTGGTGGGAATTCTTCAGCTTATCTACATACATAAAGAAAAGAGGAATTGATAGGGCACAATGAGTATGAGATATTTATTTTCTGATTGAACTTTCTCTAGCTAAGACAAATTACATTGTCAGGCCACAGACTTTCAGCAGAGTTCAAATAAAGTCAAAAACTCAGTGGGATTTACACAAACGCTGAAAATGACTAACATTTTTATCCACAACCGTAATTTACATCTGGAGTTGCCACAACTGATTCAAATGGGATCTCAACTCTCTCTTTCACGACGCACCGAGTTTCACCATTTTCAACCACTGGGACTTTTCCTGGAGGGCATTCAACAAACATTGTCGCCTCCCTGTTTGCGAGCTGTTGAAACAAGTTAGCGACCTTGAGCTGATTATCCCGTTTCTTTAGCTGAGGCTCGAATCCAGCCAACGTCAAGACAGAGATTACGCCAACAACTGTAAGTGCTGTTTTGGCTGCAGCACTAACGAAGAACTTAACCATTTTTAATGGGCTTTTAGGCTCCGATCTTTCGCGGTTAGCTTCATCGAGATCTTTCCTGGAGTCGTGGTTGTGGCTACCAGTTACCCCATTTTGAGTGAACTTACGTGCAGACGGCAAGTGCGCACCATAACCCTTGTCTGACACCATTGCACGAGAAGGTCTGCTTGGGTACGGGGGAAGTAGAAGATCGTTGTTGTCTTCTACTGTTTCAGAAACAAAAGCAATTGCCTCATGTATGACTCGGAATTCCTTGCCTTTGTACCCTTTCAGTGTCTGGAGCAATTTTTCTTGACTATAGCCTATCTCAGACAACGCTGCTTCTTTCTCATACCATTGTTGCTCTTGTAGTGCCTGAACATTTTAATTTGAAGGCAATAAGGAGGAGGACATAACTCAAATGCACAAACATAGAAACAAGACGAATGTTATAAAAGGCACGTTGTATAATTAATGCATAAACAAGCCTGTACAGATAGAATGGCAATAACAGCTTTGGAGTATGCAGCGAATAATCTCAGGCAATCGGGCCAAGAAGTTCCACAAAGTACTCAGAAATACTGTTGAAAGAGGCACGTGCAATTCAATCCATAAGGGAATCAGAAAATACTGCAGCTTTGGGATATTTAACTACGCCATGTTTGACAAGGGGAAGTTCTACTAATTTACTCAGAAATACTGTCGGAAGAGGCACAGGCAATCCAATCCCTAAGGAAATCAGAAAATACTGCCACTTTGGGATATTGGACTACATTCATGTTTGAAACAACAAACAGGAAGAAAAAAATCTTTACCCATGTAACTTCTCAACCTCAGCCAAACCATTATTTCACGGTTGGCATTATAAACATCTTCAACAGATACTTTGAATAAAGTATAATAATATAATCAGCCAGGTGCTACAAAGACGAGATTCTTGGCATCTCACCCCGCAGGGACGGGAACAACCTTTGGGCTTTACTGTTACCAGTCTTTTCATCGGATATTTCGATGGACAAAAGCTGAACTAATCTATCTATTAACCCAAGATTAAATCCTTCCTCCAACATTGTTAATAAGTCAATCTACTTACACTAAGCGAGTGACGTTAAACATTCACTAAGTGCAAATGAATATTATTAACAGGACAAGCCTCCTCACAGAAGATTATATTTAGTGGTAGTTCTAAAGCTTATAAATGGCATTACAATCATCAGACCAAGATCGACCATTGTAATGGTTAGATCAAAAAACTAATTCTGCATCTAGAAACAGTACCGGACAAGGTGCACTGCAGAACAATACAATCAAGCACATGCTACAGCCCCAAGCTCAGCATGCCACAACCAAGAGATAATTAAGAATAACAATTATCTGAAATTCACATGAAGATTTCGAACTCTTTGATGAAAGCCAGTGATGACACACTCAAACCACGGCACTCTTATTCTGGAAGCAAAATGTAATTCCCCTAACAACATGGTGATATCACTTTTCGGTTGACCATACATAGCAACTAGCTTGCAGATTAGTTAGGACTTAGGATCATACAATCACTTGAAACACACTTGCCTCCATGACAGAGTGACTATGAATTCCTGTATAAATGAGCAATGTTTTGCAGACACATTACACTCAGAAGTTACTTTACTATTATTGGATAGTAATTTTAAGCAATTTAAAAATAACGTGAAAAGAACAAATTTGTAATAAGAAATATCAGAAGTTAgactaaaaagaaagaaatacCCAGTTTATTTAATAGATATCATAGCCGGAACCCTTGTTAAGCAGTTGCGGATTTAAGCTTCCCAAATcaccttatcaaaaaaaataaaaaaaatcaactcTACGTCAAAACAATGGATGGATTGGGGGGTTTTGCAAACTAAGATTTGTGTTTCTCATGTTAGAATAGAGTGGCCAGACTGTTTTATCACAAATGTCACCTGAAATGAGGTATCTACTTCACCTAAATAGAGACTGCTAGGAACCAGCATTCATAATGTTTGTGGAATCAGTTTCAAAGTCAATAATTTTATGGAATGGTTGATCAAGTTACATTTTAAGGGGTTGGTGAGTCCATAAGATATGTTTTTCAATATCGTACTTCTACATCTCAATATCTTTAGTTTCAAATAGAGATGAGAAGATCATAATCTCTCTCTATAATGAAGATCATATTTCCAAAAAGCATTTCTACAACAAGCATGTGTTTAGGCAATTGACATTCCATTCACTATTCACCGCGTTCACTTTGCTTGAGGAGGCAAGGGTTCAGATCCCATCAACAGCTACCTTCCCCTTCCCATTCCCTTATATTCTATAGGTGCGTCAGTCTCTTGAATACAAAAGTAACAGAAATTAAAAAAATTCTCACTCAAATGTGAACAGGGTTGCATTCAAGAGAACTGAGAATCCTATCCGTATTATGGTTGATCAGGATCTTGAACTCTGATTCGTCTTACAACATCATAGACAGAGTAAGAGATTTTATCAATATCAACGTTAGGCAGTAAAGCAAACAACTTTACTCTCGGTTACCTCATCTAAACTTTAAACCCGATATGTCCGCTTATCACGGAAGAATCCACGTACTACTGATTCCATTTAAGTCTACCATTATGCCTCACTCCACAGAACAAAGACAACAAAATCTCCAAACTCTAACAAAAGCAAATAATAGTAACATGCAACAGCATTAGTGAGCAGATATATAACGGAATACCAATCCTAACTATCAAAAAATTTGTCAACTCTAAAATGCTATCCATTCGTTGGAACAAAAGAACTAAAATGCATGCTAAAGTACTGAGACAGATAAAACACTTTTTATCCATTTCTGTCTAGAAGACCTCATATCCACTTGATCGAACAAATCTAAATTGTGTTTAATTCATCTAATGCACCATTATATACCTACTTAATTCTCACAAACGCAAAATTCTAACGAACGTCAACATTAGTCTAACCATCAGATATGCATCCCAACTTCAGCTCCAAAAACTTTTATGCAAAATCTTGCTACCTAATGCACCATTACATGCATCATCAAGAGGACGAATGAAGTATATATCAAGAccaaaaaaagaattaaaaaaggaCCTCAACAAGAGAAAAACGTAAACACACAGAGGAAAATTTCCTAAAGCAAACATACTCATAGCACTACAGACAAACCAGACTAAGAAATCCCTAAGGTAATTAGAAAATGGAGAACAACTCAAATGTAACTTCTAACAACTATTTATTAAGGTGGAACCCTAATTTGGGCGCCGTTTTGCTTATTAACTCGACAAAAGGGCAATTTTGCAAAATTCCGAGTAGCATGAAGACATAAACAACTACTACGTCTCAATCTCAAATTAATTGGAGTCTGATTATATGAATCCTCTAAATATATGATATATACACATTTAGaagctgaaaaataaaaaaataaaaaataaaatgaagaagaagaagaagagaccTG
Proteins encoded in this window:
- the LOC104222285 gene encoding plastid division protein PDV2: MDEDRIGLVLARISELRVEITNCIHKASKKLDDEEVESANGTNPEAEEDDEAVDCLLKIKDALESLEAQVSSLQALQEQQWYEKEAALSEIGYSQEKLLQTLKGYKGKEFRVIHEAIAFVSETVEDNNDLLLPPYPSRPSRAMVSDKGYGAHLPSARKFTQNGVTGSHNHDSRKDLDEANRERSEPKSPLKMVKFFVSAAAKTALTVVGVISVLTLAGFEPQLKKRDNQLKVANLFQQLANREATMFVECPPGKVPVVENGETRCVVKERVEIPFESVVATPDVNYGCG